The proteins below are encoded in one region of Periplaneta americana isolate PAMFEO1 chromosome 11, P.americana_PAMFEO1_priV1, whole genome shotgun sequence:
- the LOC138709442 gene encoding uncharacterized protein isoform X1, producing the protein MVHSSGTAAALLGFTVLVGVVAGNRCYVCVPRSGSWRDDALSMFPGPPELLLCEHFHPRDKRYERDCPPQHTGCLTQSRGQEVLRTCTERAGVLNDCKVANDVYYCFCSGSDLCNGNISRQELSKEPSHPMPQPPVDDEDQDFQEGSGVGAFSTAKSIISPTTVHPPHGTTTRSVSEPAGNTAAGRTLGWLSLIVAVVIAVQ; encoded by the exons TGGTCGCCGGGAACCGCTGCTACGTGTGTGTGCCGCGGTCGGGGTCCTGGAGGGACGATGCGCTCAGCATGTTCCCCGGCCCCCCGGAACTGCTCCTGTGCGAGCACTTCCACCCCAGGGACAAGCGCTACGAGAGGGACTGCCCGCCTCAGCACACGGGATGCCTCACACAATCCAGAG GTCAAGAAGTGCTGCGGACATGCACTGAACGGGCGGGAGTCCTCAACGACTGCAAGGTGGCCAACGATGTGTACTACTGCTTCTGCTCGGGGAGCGATCTGTGCAATGGCAACATTTCGCGACAGGAGCTCTCGAAGGAGCCCAGCCACCCCATGCCGCAGCCGCCGGTCGACGACGAGGACCAGGACTTTCAGGAGGGCAGCGGTGTAGGCGCCTTCTCCACCGCCAAGAGCATCATAAGCCCGACGACAGTGCACCCCCCGCACGGCACGACGACTAGGAGCGTGTCGGAGCCCGCCGGCAATACCGCGGCGGGCAGGACTCTGGGCTGGCTGTCCCTCATAGTCGCTGTCGTGATCGCGGTGCAGTAG
- the LOC138709442 gene encoding uncharacterized protein isoform X2: MESWRTVSTLLLFLLLPVVAGNRCYVCVPRSGSWRDDALSMFPGPPELLLCEHFHPRDKRYERDCPPQHTGCLTQSRGQEVLRTCTERAGVLNDCKVANDVYYCFCSGSDLCNGNISRQELSKEPSHPMPQPPVDDEDQDFQEGSGVGAFSTAKSIISPTTVHPPHGTTTRSVSEPAGNTAAGRTLGWLSLIVAVVIAVQ; the protein is encoded by the exons TGGTCGCCGGGAACCGCTGCTACGTGTGTGTGCCGCGGTCGGGGTCCTGGAGGGACGATGCGCTCAGCATGTTCCCCGGCCCCCCGGAACTGCTCCTGTGCGAGCACTTCCACCCCAGGGACAAGCGCTACGAGAGGGACTGCCCGCCTCAGCACACGGGATGCCTCACACAATCCAGAG GTCAAGAAGTGCTGCGGACATGCACTGAACGGGCGGGAGTCCTCAACGACTGCAAGGTGGCCAACGATGTGTACTACTGCTTCTGCTCGGGGAGCGATCTGTGCAATGGCAACATTTCGCGACAGGAGCTCTCGAAGGAGCCCAGCCACCCCATGCCGCAGCCGCCGGTCGACGACGAGGACCAGGACTTTCAGGAGGGCAGCGGTGTAGGCGCCTTCTCCACCGCCAAGAGCATCATAAGCCCGACGACAGTGCACCCCCCGCACGGCACGACGACTAGGAGCGTGTCGGAGCCCGCCGGCAATACCGCGGCGGGCAGGACTCTGGGCTGGCTGTCCCTCATAGTCGCTGTCGTGATCGCGGTGCAGTAG